The Panthera uncia isolate 11264 unplaced genomic scaffold, Puncia_PCG_1.0 HiC_scaffold_2366, whole genome shotgun sequence DNA window TCTCCTGGGCTCCAGGCCACGTGTGCACCTCCAGATGTGACCCCCCCAGGACCTGCAGAAGTTGAGCTTAGGCTCATCTGAGCTGAACTGGCCCCCCCTCCAGGGGAATGGGGCTCCTGCCGTggccctcccatccccacccccaccccctgcccggcTGGCGGTTCTTCCAGGGAGAGGCCCTCAGGGTCTGTGCCTGCCTCCATTTCCCTGGTTCTGGCAACAGGGGTCCCTCGTTTGCTAAACAACACCAGGCAGATAAGACGGGGACCGAGAGCTGCAACGGGGCCAGGCCAGAAGATGACAGGCCCGCTGCTTGGAGGCCCCCCGTGGCTCGTGCACATCCCTCTAAGGCTGTGCCTGTGCCAGGCTGGGAGGTAAGGAAGTGTCACAGGCTCTGCCTGTGCCAGGCTGGGAGGTAAGGAAGGTCCGGTAGGAGACGCCGCCCTTGCAGAAAGATGATGGGAACTCAACGACTGCGAGAGGACTCTGCCTTCCGGGGCCCCGCGCCCTTACGCCGACGGGCAGGGCAGGCCGGGGAGCGCCAGCACTGAGGTCATGTGGCAGAGCATTTGCCCGTCCCCATGTGGTCCTGTCCTCGCCCTGCAGCTCTGTGCCTGCAGAACTGCTAAGTCTGAGCGGGAAGAGCCAGCACGGACCTCCTGAAGCCCCCCTTTTGATCCAAAGCATCTAGGGAGTGAAGGCCTGCACGTGGTCTCCTGTAAAGGGAAGCCCCAGCGGGTGCAGGACAAGGCCGTCCAGTTCGCCAGGACCTATGTCCCAGAAATCCATACTTTGAACCTTACCACAGGGCCAGACGGTGACCACCCTCTGGGACCTGAAGCCTCGGGCCCTGCTGTGCACCTTCCGGGCATACTCACGTGCCTGACAGCTGCTGAGAACCTTCTAGCTGATTGCATCATTCTCTAAGCTTAGTCTAAGCGACTATGAGCCCATCTTGCcacagaggggacagaggcccACAGAGTGCCCAGCTGATGTGGTTCAAGCCCCAGCAGTGGTGGGCAGTGGGCAGTGCAGGTAAAACATAGGTATGTTTGCAGGGACACGGCGATAGGCCACATAACGCTCCCAAAGACAGCTTCACCAGAACCCCAAACAGCACTTGTGACCTTGCATGGAAAAAAAGGACTTCGAAGGGTAACTGTGGATGGCTGACTAAATGCAGAATCCCACGGTGGGCAGGTGACCCGGGCCAGCCACGTGGGCCCTAGACATCCAGGGGCCGTCTGGGGTCCTTACACCAGAGAGGCAGACAAGGAGGAGGCGATGTGACGGAAGGCAGAGCTCGGGACGCTGTGGCCACAAGCCAGGGGGAGTCACCAAGCTGGAAAGGGCAGGAGAGACCCTCCTCCAGAGTCTCCCGAGGGGCAggagccctgcccacaccccgATCTCAGCTTGAGAAACCTGCTTTCAGAACTCTGGTCCCCAGaactgagagaataaatttctgttgttttaaagcaTCGGGagtgtggtcatttgttacaccCAATCCCAGGAAGCAAATACACACGTGCACGGTCAAGTTTGTGTGATGAACGTAGCTTTCATCGTTTCTAAGGATTCTGGTTTGAAATGTCGCCGAGACAATGTAAAATAGcggtaataatttaaaaaataaaataaaccctcaGCCTTCTAAGGAGTCTGGTCCAGCCACCCCCAAACCTGGCAGATACTCTAACCCAGTCGCGTGTGTACGGCCTCTGAGAGTCGGctgccctcccaccaccccagACCCCTCGCAGCGGCCACCACACCCCTGCACAGTGACTGAGATATCACAGAACCTCCGCGTGCTGACTCCGCTGACTCTCTGAGCCCCCACAGGCACCCTGCCTCCGGTTACCCACCTgcctgtgtctcccctccccctcctccggCAGAGGCCCTGGCCCAGGGCTGATCTATATCTGctcgcccacccccaccctccacgcccccaccccctgctgtcCCGGCCCCTGGCTGTGCCTGGCACAAGAGCTTTTAGTGACTGTTTCCGGGACCCTGAATATCCCACAGGGGCGTCCCGGGGGCCCACAGAGGGGACTCCAGGCTCAGCTCTAGGAAAGATACAAtggcagggagagaatgagtggcaCGGGGAGGGAGGCggaagaaggggcagaaggaaacgCAACCAGCTGCTCGGCAagcaagcgggggtggggggggggggtgggggtgtgtgaaACCGGTCCACAGCCCAGCCgggggaggtgaggggcaccACATGCCCTGCCCCACCACGCCCACCTTGTGGCCAGAGCCACAGGGGCCCTGGGAGCCCAGAGGTTGGAAAGGAGACACGCCCGGAGAATTATGGCGGCTGCCTGGCCAGGCAcaggcccacccctccccctgcccacgaACTTGACCCCACAGCACACAGCCTGTTTGTCCCCAGGCCACAGCCTTCCACCCAGGCAGTGGTCAGGCAGAGACAGCCCGCACCACGGCCAGAGCCCTCTCAGGCATTTCTACCCTCCCTTCATCTCTTTGCACTTGGtgacaaatgcaaaagaatgggGACCACGTGCCCCAGAGACGGGCACCCACATCAGGAGCTATTCCTGAGGCCAGAATCCGAGTCACCTCCCCTGTTACCATGTCCCTAAGACGACTGTCCACTGGCTGAgagcccacccctccccacacaccacATCCACCTGCCTCAGCTCCAGCCTGGCCTGATGGCCCCACGCCCACTCAGCAGACTCGCTCAGGACCCAACACACAGGGGCACATTTACGAGCTGGGTGGCATCTTCCGGGAAAATAAACAAGCCGTAATGAGGGGTCCCTGAAAACTGGCTCTAAACACCAACAAGGAAGGGGAAATGTCCTGAGCCTCTgctgggaaaacacacacacagagggctATAAAAGTGAGCCCGAACAGCTGGCACGCACAcccgcactcacacacacactcacacacccacacccactccCTCCTCCAACCCACCGCCCCCGCCATGGCCGCGTCCACCCTGTCCGTCTGCTCCAGAGACCTGAGCTATGGCAGCCGCGTCTGCCTGCCCGGGGCCTCGGACTCCTGCCCCGACTCCTCCTGGCAGGTGGACGACTGCCCAGAGAGCTGCTGCGAGCCCCCGTGCTGCGCCCCGGCCCCCTGCCTGACCCTCCTGTGCggcccttcctccccctgccaggGAGACTGCTGCACCCCTGCGTGCTGCAAGCCCGTGTGCTGCACCCCTGCGTGCTGCAAGCCCGTGTGCTGCACCCCTGTCTGCTGCAAGCCCGTGTGCTGCACCCCTGTGTGCTGCAAGCCCGTGTGCTGCACCCCTGTCTGCTGTGAGGACTCCCCCTGCTCAGCCCCCTCCTGctgccagcccagcccctgctgcAGACCCTCCTCCTGCGTGTCCCTGCTCTGCCGCCCCGTGTGCAGGCCCGCCTGCTGCACCCCTGTGTGCTGCAAGCCCGTCTGCTGCACCCCTGTGTGCTGCAAGCCCGTGTGCTGCACCCCTGTCTGCTGCGAGGACTCCCCCTGCTCAGCCCCCTCCTGctgccagcccagcccctgctgcAGACCCTCCTCCAGTGTATCCCTGCTCTGCCGCCCCGTGTGCCCCCGCCCCGCCTGCTGcgctcctgcctcctcctgctgCCGCCCGGCCTCCTGCGTGTCCCTGCTCTGCCGCCCCGTGTGCCCCCGCCCTGCCTGCTGAGGCCACCATTCTGATGGGCACGTCCCCCCAGGGCCAGCTGAGCACTCTGGGGACCCCCggctcttccctgcctccttcaggATCTAACCCAGCGCAATCTCGGGCACACAGGTCAGCGTGAATGTTCACCATCTTCGGAGCCTAATAACCAGGGCCGAGCCGGTTCGCAGCCTCACATCACGACCAGATGAACCGGAGACAGCCCTCCCCTGTTACTGAAAGGCCCCCAGGCTGTTTCTGGCAGCCACGGCCCCCAGCTCTTCAGTCTTACTGGGGCTCCTGGCCCTAGAAGCTGTCTGCCTCCTCCCAAGCACACATCTGGAGTTAAGCGAATACACCTGCAGTCCTGGCCTCCACTGgccctctctcccagcctccaggctaACGGAACCCTGGCTTTAGCAATCCTGCCGACGAGCCACATCTTGGGAACACTTTCAATGGCAGTGAGTTCTGAGGCCCACCCTGGTGGTCACCAACTGCACCTCCAGGCGGCTCCGGGTGGCTGGACAGAAGGTTCGGGCCTCAGGTGGCCACAGCCACCCGGACAGCGGACCCCTTGGCAAGAAGGCCCCATTGCCCCAGGCCTCGCTCTCCCTGGTCAGTCCAGCATCAGGATGCAGGGCCCAAGGTGGTTTCTGGGCCGGGAGGCAGGCGGGGCCGGGCCTTCCAGGGAGACAGCTAAAGGGGGCATTGccttctgagtctctctctctccatctgcccttgAACTTCAGTGTTTTATTCAAATGTCCTCCCGCCTCTGCCTGCACATGCCAATGTGCCATGCCGTCCCCGGCCGCAGACCCCGCCCGGTGTGACAGAGGTCAAGAGGAAGACCCCAGAGGCTAAGCCACTTTGAGTTCCAACACCCTGGCATCTGAGGCCCAGGGGTGCTGCCTTCCAGGGCACTTCCCTCGAGGCTGTCTGGATGGGGCCCCCACGTTTCCCAGGGTTCCCCATAGCAGGCCTCAGTCCCAGACAGGGTCACTtcctcacagtccgtgagttcgagccccgcgtcgggctctgtgctgccagctcggagcctggagcctgcttcggattctgtgtctccctctctctctgcccctcccctgctcgtgctgtctgtctctctctctctctctctctctctctctctcaaaaataaacactaaaaaaaatttttttcaattaatattcTTTGCTTCCTAACTTTCATGCAAACAAAAAGTGCCCTGGCCTAATGGGTGAGAATTTTTAAAGAGGACGACGTCAGGGTGACAGAGTCAGCCTCCCCTGGTGGCGGTGCGGGGCCCTGGCTGGCATCTCACCTCCTCTGCACTGGGGAGTGAGTGGGGTGGTTCTCTCTGAGGTGTGATTTTGGGGAGACGAAGGTGAGGGGTGTGGAGGGGTCTCCTGGGGGCGTGCCGCTCAGATGAGACCTGGGGCTCGGGCTGCTTGCGCTCCACCGggaggcccccagcccccagtgggAAGTCCCCCCTGGACAAAGGACACGGCAGTACAGAAGCCTCTTCTTCCTGCGGGAGGATGCTCCGTGAGCCGCCAGGAGGGGGCGTCGTGCCCACACAGGGTCTCCAGGAACCGATTTGAGGGCCTCTCCCAGGGGCCAGGATTCCCCAGAACTCAGGCTGGAAAGCACCACTCTCCTGCAAGCTTCTGGCTGAACAAGTGCAAGGACAAAGTTGGTGGCCGAGAGAGCCATCCAGGCTTCCTGCCCCCCAAACGCGCAAGAGGCCAGATGCTGCCCGCTGGGCCAGCTCCCCGGCCTCCTTACTGCCAGGTAGCTTTTAAAATGcaggtctgggggcacctggggggctccgtcgggtAAGCACCCAACTTTCGAgctcggctccggtcacgatctcacgggtttgtgagttccagactggaggcaggccctgcgctgacaacAGGGAAAccacttgggactctctccccctccctctgcccctcccttgctcacgctcgcactctctctctgtctctgtctcaaaataaataaacgttttaaaaaataaaataaaacgcgGATCTGTTCTGTCATTTCGTGAGTACTTTCTCTAGCTCTAGGGATGAAGGGCCCCCGCAGGCACCCAGAGCCCAGGTCTGACCACCCCACCTGCTCCTGCAACTGGCAGCCTGGGGTCCCTGGCACCCTGGGTCCCCCACTGCCACCCTCAAGGTTTCTtcttgagcccccccccccccccgggccccccccacTCTGGAGGATGTCGCAGCTGCCGGTGGCTCTGTGATTCTAGTGTCCCCAGGGGTGGGCACAGCACCGCCCTTGCCTGGGTATGGAGtgaatgaaggagggaagaagggggaagaaggggTGAGTGAAGGGATTCACTCGGACTAGGTTGCGAGTGACACCAAGGCTGAGCCCTGGCGAGGAGCCCACCCCCGGGTGCTCTGGGGGCAGCAGGAGGGGAAGAAGTGGAAGGGGAGACACCGTGACCCTGACGTCCGGCAGCAGCTGACAattgtgccccccaccccttctccgtACCCAGCCCCTTGGAGCCCCCCAGCGGGCCAGCCCGGGAGGGTCCAGCCGCGTCCCTCCACCTCGGCCTCCCGTCCCCGTGGACGTGAGCTGGGTGTGACGGATGCCAGGGACTTCCGCCcagtgtcccccccaccccactgtccaCAGCACAGCCCATCAGGGCGTCTCCCCCAGGACGGCCCCAGCCACTTTCCCGGCACGCAGCCCAGAACCACGGATGTCCTACAGGACCCAGGAAGGACCTTAGGGACCCGAACCTCAACATTTTGGTCCCAAAGCAGCTGGCCCCGCTTGGCGGAGCGGCCGGGGGGTCAGGGGTCAGGAGACGCGGGCTGGCTCCTGGAGCCAGGGAGGCCAACGGCTTATAAGAGGCATGTCGCCCCGGAATCCTGCCGGCCACACTCACCCCCCGGGAGGCCACGCCAACACCACGTGCACACCCTGCGCCCCTGAGCCCTGAAACCTGTCCGAGGGCCACCACGTAGGTTTCCCCAGCCTgcacctcccacctgccccctggTGGCCTCGTGCGTGCGGCCTGCCCGCCGGCCCCTCTGTCCCGCTTGGCCAAGGCTTTCTGAGACTTGCCCCAACCTCAGACGCACCTGCACCCACACCTGCACAGAaaggccaggccccaggccccgccACTCGGCAGGTGGTCTCCTGGGCAGACACGTGACCCAACTGCCCTACCACTAAAACAGCAGGTAGACCGTAAGGTGTCTGGCACCCTGGGTCACCCTGGGAGTGGTGAGCCCCCCCCTCCAAAGAGCACTAGTGAGCTGCTCGCCAACGTGAGCGCCCTCGCGACCCTGCCAGCTTTCCCGCCCGGACCCCGTGCCCGCCCTGGCTGTCCGGCACACGGCCCTGCCATCCCGTTCCCACAAAAGCCGCACAGAAGTGGCCCGCTTACCGTCCAGACGAGgccttccccccacacccccagcctcccGGACCGTCCTGCCCACACCTCCCCAACGGCGAACCCAGAGTCCTCCAGACTCCACTTCCCAGTTCTGCCGACTCCTGGGCCCCTCTGGCCGCCCTGCCATCGCCAGCACTGAGTTACCTCTTCCCAAAGTGCAGGCGTAAGGGTACCTTTACTGCCCCGCTGGGGTGAGGATACCCCCAAATCCAGCCCATAGTCCCCCAACAGCCTCGCAGCAGAGGCAGACGACGGCAGCACTGGGAGCCAAAGCCGCCCCGTCTCCCCAGCACGGCACCCTCCACAGAACGGGGTGGGACGCCCAGGGGCACCAAAGCCCTCGCAGACAGCACGGCACCCACGGTCACCACCCCAGGCTGGTATCATCTGTGCTCCCAGACTCGGGGCAGGACATGACAGCCCAGGGCTGCGGCGGCCAAGGCTCCTGGCACCTGGCGTGCACACGGTGGCACAGACCAGGAACAAGGCCCCCAGGCGGgcgaaacccccccccccccccccgcacactcACACAACCCTGCGTTGTAAACTCAGGTGCCTTCCAAAACAGAGAGGAATCAAAGCGATTGTTTTAACCATTTGAAGTCCCGAACAGCCGAGCACGAGTGCCTTGGGAGCACTCCAAACGCACCCGACTTTTATCTTTCCTCCTGAGTCCCGGTGTTTATAACTGGGTCACCTTTTAACTATCTGCAACAAGCCTTTAGGGCACAGGGGGCGGGCTTTATAAATAACCTTTATTATTACTCTGCGGGCTGACTCTGTTCCCAGGGCTGAAGGGAACGTGAAGGTACACGTCAGTGATTCATTCCCCACCGGGGAGACTGCCGCACTCAGGGCAGCGGCTACAGCAGCGCTGCCTGGGGGTCCTTCCGGGGGCCCCCCGGGACCGCGCGGTGGCCTCCGTGCAGGGGGTTTTGCCTGGCAACAGGTGACCTTCAAATCCTGCACTGCTTGCAAACCACGAGTCCCAAGGCAGTCACTGCGGACAGGAGCCCAgagtgcgggggtgggggaaggggggcttcagtcctgcccccaccccagggctttGGCTGCTCCCCTTCACGGGGCACCCGTCCACCCTGTGGGTCAGCATTCCAAACTTGGGTCAGCACCAGTCATCTGCCGGTCCTGTCACTGGAACCAGGGCCCATCAGAGCAGAGAGCCCTCACATGGAAGGGACCCCGGCTGAGTAATTTGCACGTAAAACTGGAAGGGCCCTGCCAATCCCCCGGCACctgccccccgcccagccccgcgCCGCGGACCTCACTCACCCACCTGCGGCGGGTCTCCAGCTGCTGGGCCTCCTCCTCCGGCTACTTTGTGTTTAATGTTAGCTCTGATAAGTAAAATCTCTTGGTAGCGACTCCAGAAAGACAGAGTGATGTCATGGCCGTTAGCTAGTCAACCTTTCCGAAAGTGGGGGAGCAGAACCGCGCCCCCGCCGGGAGCCAGCCGGTGGCACTCTCCCCAGCGCTGGCGTGGGTGTCTGGGGCTGTGCTTTACTAAGCGCAGACCTGGGGCTCTCTGAGCTTGCGGCCTGAGGGGGgcgggcggaggtggggggggtgctggCTCATTCCTGAAGCAGGTGCAAGGCCTTTCCTCAGGATGCACAGGAAAATACTTGTGAAGCCCTTGGATGGAGGCTGGTTAAGGCTTTGAACCGAGTCCCCACTCTGTCAGCAGCTTTCCActgtgccgccccccccccccccccctttcatctctgcctctgcccGTCCCCCTCTACCTGCCGGTGCCCCCGAAGCAAACCCGGCTCGCAGTGACCTTGACCGGGGGATGGGAAGTGGCACTGGCCCGCGCAGCtgcccccctcccggcccccagcTCAATACCCCCCTTACCTGTGCAGGGTTCCCATCGCCGGGTGCCTCGGCCCGGGGTCGCCAGGGCCAGGAGCGGGACACACAGCATCAGCAGGACAGACATGAGGAGTATAGGTCCCAAGCTCCATCCAGGGGCTCCGCCCTCGGCCCGCAGGGAGGGAGCTGCTCGTCCGACACCCGGGTGGGCCCTTTCAGGATGgcagcaggggcccctggggcaGTCACTGTGATGGCCACATGCCCGAGTCCCGAGACAGGACAGAGGCGGCCCCGGGTGGCACAGACCTTCTCAGGGCTCTGCCGGGGGGAGGCAGGTGGCGCGGGCCTATCTCATTTCCGCATGGGCTCGGGTCCTGCCGGGCAGGTGACAGGTGATAGCATCTCAGCACAACTGCGGCTAGTCATTGGCAAAGCACATTTCTcccaaaggaaagacagaaataggTGTGCCGGTGGAGAGCTGGGAGCAAACCAGAAAAACTCCGAGAACCTGTTTTCCGTGGGTGCAGACCCCTGCCTTAGGAGGACAAGCTGCGCGCCGAGCACAGCCACCGGGTCCCAGGAGGGGC harbors:
- the LOC125917758 gene encoding keratin-associated protein 10-7-like, with the translated sequence MAASTLSVCSRDLSYGSRVCLPGASDSCPDSSWQVDDCPESCCEPPCCAPAPCLTLLCGPSSPCQGDCCTPACCKPVCCTPACCKPVCCTPVCCKPVCCTPVCCKPVCCTPVCCEDSPCSAPSCCQPSPCCRPSSCVSLLCRPVCRPACCTPVCCKPVCCTPVCCKPVCCTPVCCEDSPCSAPSCCQPSPCCRPSSSVSLLCRPVCPRPACCAPASSCCRPASCVSLLCRPVCPRPAC